From a region of the Butyrivibrio sp. AE3004 genome:
- a CDS encoding chemotaxis protein — MESKILLENGTNELEVLEFRIDDHCYGINVAKIKEIIVYQEVTPVPNAHPSIEGIFMPRDTMITAIDLRNCLQRGASKPGGLFIITNFNKLDIAFHVDTVVGIHRVSWADIIKPNATISKAEESISTGIIKLEERLIIILDFEKIVSDINPNTGLNVAQLTDIGTRTRNEIPIVLAEDSQLLNKLIVDSLKKAGYDNVRHFENGKLAYDYIKGCKDRGQLDKVKCIITDIEMPIMDGHRLTKLVKSDDETKQIPLIIFSSLVNEEMRRKGESLGADRQLSKPEIGNLVAVIDELVHADGDAK; from the coding sequence ATGGAATCGAAAATCTTGCTTGAAAATGGCACAAACGAACTTGAAGTCTTAGAGTTTAGAATTGATGATCATTGCTATGGAATTAATGTTGCAAAGATTAAGGAAATTATCGTATATCAGGAAGTAACACCGGTTCCAAATGCTCATCCCAGTATTGAAGGTATCTTTATGCCAAGAGATACTATGATAACTGCAATCGATTTACGAAATTGTTTACAAAGAGGTGCATCTAAACCGGGTGGACTTTTCATAATAACCAACTTTAACAAGCTTGATATTGCATTCCATGTTGATACTGTAGTAGGAATTCATAGAGTTTCATGGGCGGATATTATAAAACCAAACGCAACTATCTCCAAGGCAGAAGAGAGTATATCAACCGGTATTATCAAACTTGAGGAGAGACTTATCATTATTCTTGACTTTGAGAAGATTGTATCGGACATTAATCCTAACACAGGTCTTAATGTTGCTCAGCTTACCGATATTGGCACCAGAACGAGAAATGAAATTCCGATTGTGCTTGCTGAAGATTCACAGTTACTTAATAAGCTGATAGTAGATTCTCTTAAGAAGGCCGGATATGATAATGTCAGACACTTTGAGAATGGTAAACTTGCATATGATTATATCAAGGGATGCAAGGACAGAGGACAGCTTGATAAAGTTAAATGCATCATAACAGATATTGAAATGCCTATTATGGATGGCCATCGTCTTACTAAACTTGTTAAAAGTGACGACGAGACGAAACAGATTCCGCTTATTATATTCTCATCACTTGTTAATGAGGAAATGAGAAGAAAAGGAGAGTCTTTAGGAGCCGACAGGCAGCTGTCAAAGCCGGAAATCGGAAATTTGGTTGCTGTAATAGATGAACTTGTTCATGCTGATGGCGATGCCAAATAA
- a CDS encoding GNAT family N-acetyltransferase gives MYKIRDVKADDVNRLLEIYGFYVKETAITFEYDIPTAEEFSERINTITEKYPYLVIEENDIVYGYTYAGVLKDRAAYDKSCELTIYIDKHAKKRGYGRALYEAIEKRLIEMGIENLYACIGDPIEEDCYLDKNSENFHAHLGFKKIGTFYKCGYKFDKWYNMIWMEKLIGNHDLLSERIDLWKDGEYSYPLSFGFIPNMVSYLHNDGKKHPCMVIIPGGGYCVVSPTEGEIVAKRFFKMGYNAFVVTYTTNILFKEPLKDQPMRDVSRAIRIIRKNAEKYGIYNNRIVICGFSAGAHLCGTVCVHHEDVEETDSDFKQYSNRPDAAILSYPVITGGEFAHRGSFDALIGANPDACELEYYSLEKQVNSTTPPVFLWHTATDDTVPVQNSYLFDEALTKAKINHAMHIFSSGHHGLSLGDEDWAKHRFGIPYTYEQTFKTVDAVKKGIVDVPDEKKEELIRDYAEAKYFPDVTYPEISLWPDLANAWIRNTLVF, from the coding sequence ATGTATAAGATTAGAGACGTCAAAGCAGATGATGTAAATAGATTATTAGAAATATATGGATTTTATGTTAAAGAAACTGCCATCACATTTGAATACGATATACCTACTGCTGAAGAATTTTCAGAACGAATAAATACAATTACTGAAAAATATCCTTATCTTGTTATTGAAGAAAATGATATTGTTTACGGCTATACCTATGCAGGTGTTTTAAAGGATCGTGCGGCTTATGATAAATCATGTGAACTTACAATATACATAGATAAGCATGCTAAAAAAAGAGGATATGGAAGAGCATTATATGAAGCTATTGAAAAAAGGCTTATTGAGATGGGAATCGAGAATTTATATGCATGTATTGGAGATCCCATAGAAGAAGACTGTTATTTAGATAAAAATAGTGAGAATTTTCATGCTCATCTTGGATTTAAAAAAATTGGAACCTTTTATAAATGTGGATATAAGTTTGATAAATGGTATAACATGATTTGGATGGAGAAACTTATCGGAAATCATGATCTATTGTCTGAGCGTATTGATTTGTGGAAAGATGGTGAGTACTCATATCCGCTATCTTTTGGCTTTATACCAAATATGGTTAGTTATTTGCATAATGATGGTAAAAAACATCCATGTATGGTGATAATTCCGGGTGGTGGTTACTGCGTTGTTTCACCAACTGAGGGTGAAATAGTTGCAAAGAGATTTTTTAAGATGGGATATAATGCTTTTGTTGTTACATATACAACTAACATCTTATTTAAAGAACCTTTAAAAGACCAACCTATGAGGGATGTTTCAAGAGCTATTAGAATTATTAGAAAAAATGCTGAAAAGTATGGCATTTACAATAATAGAATAGTGATATGTGGTTTTTCTGCAGGTGCCCATCTATGTGGAACAGTGTGTGTTCATCATGAAGATGTTGAGGAAACAGATTCGGATTTCAAACAATATAGTAACAGACCTGATGCTGCTATTTTAAGTTATCCGGTCATTACAGGAGGTGAATTCGCGCATAGAGGTTCATTTGATGCATTGATTGGTGCAAATCCGGATGCTTGTGAACTTGAATACTATTCATTGGAAAAGCAGGTAAATTCAACTACGCCTCCTGTGTTTCTTTGGCATACAGCAACAGACGATACAGTTCCTGTTCAAAACAGCTATCTGTTTGACGAAGCTTTGACAAAGGCTAAAATAAATCACGCAATGCACATTTTTTCATCCGGGCATCATGGTTTAAGTCTGGGTGATGAGGATTGGGCTAAACACAGATTTGGAATTCCGTATACTTATGAGCAGACATTTAAAACAGTGGATGCAGTTAAAAAAGGAATAGTTGATGTTCCTGATGAAAAGAAGGAAGAACTGATCAGAGATTATGCAGAGGCTAAATATTTTCCGGATGTAACATATCCAGAGATTTCTCTATGGCCGGACCTGGCAAATGCATGGATAAGGAACACTCTTGTGTTTTGA